In Pseudomonadota bacterium, the genomic stretch AGCATTTTATCTATTGCTTGATGCAGTACATACCTCAGGAGAAAACATGAAAACTCTGCTGATTATCAATGATCCGCCGGACGACACGGAAAAGTGCTTCAATGCGTTGCGCCTGGGTCAGGCCATGCAAAAAACGGCTGGAGTTGAGCTGACGGTATTTTTGATGGGTGATGCGGTGCTGGCTGCTCGTCAGTCTACGTCTCCCAGCAAGATTGCGGATCTGCTCAATCAAATTATGGGAGCCAAGGGCAACATTCTTTTATGTGGAAGCTGCCTAGACAAACATACGATGACAGAAGGGGATATTATTGCCGGTCGTCGCAGTACAATGCCAGAATTGGCTGAAGCAACGATAAAGGCTGACAAGGTCCTCATCTTCTAGTGCAGATGGGCGGCTTGTTTTAGTCTGATCCAAGTGTATATTATAGTTGTATGAAAAAATTTCTTTTCAGCTTTCTGGTGCTTCTTATGCTCACGCCTTCGCTGGCGTGCGCTATGCCTGTTTGCGCCGATGAAGCCAAGGCCGTAGCTGTAAAAGAACATTGTGCCGATCATGCGCCAGGCAAAGCCAAGCAGGATAAAAAATCCGGCAAGGTTACATTTCTAAAAGATTGTATGGGCCTTGAATTTCAG encodes the following:
- a CDS encoding DsrE family protein: MKTLLIINDPPDDTEKCFNALRLGQAMQKTAGVELTVFLMGDAVLAARQSTSPSKIADLLNQIMGAKGNILLCGSCLDKHTMTEGDIIAGRRSTMPELAEATIKADKVLIF